From a single Bacillus kexueae genomic region:
- the qoxB gene encoding cytochrome aa3 quinol oxidase subunit I, translated as MFQFIKDNLILNDPLIIGANISIVLTVIGIVSALTYFKKWKWLWTEWLTTVDHKKIGIMYIIAAILMLFRGGVDALLMRAQLTVPNNEFLSSQHYNEIFTTHGTIMIIFMAMPFIMGLMNVVVPLQIGARDVAFPYLNALSFWSFFFGAMLFNISFVFGGSPDAGWTNYAPLAIEGSPGPGINYYLLGLQISGIGTLLTGINFIVTIIKMRAPGMTLMRMPMFTWTTLITAFIIVFAFPVLTVALALMTFDRLFGTHFFTLADGGMPMLWSNLFWIWGHPEVYIVILPAFGIFSEIIAAFARKTLFGYKSMVISIVTISLLSFIVWVHHFFTMGGSAAVNNVFSITTMAISIPTGIKIFNWLFTMYKGRIELKTPMLWAVGFIPTFVIGGVTGVMLGMAAADFQFHNTYFLVAHFHYTLIAGTVFACFAGLVFWYPKMFGHRLNERIGKWTFWLFTIGFNVCFLPQFLLGFDGMPRRIYTYGPEQDWTFLNVVSTIGAIGMGLGFLVLVYNVIYSYRFAERDATGDPWNVGRTLEWATTSAVPPHYNFAVVPEVKGLDAFLIMKEEQKAGKQPKVEYKPIHMPSYVATPFIMSVFFFVAGFGLVFELWWMAILGGAGTLGCMVYRSLRSHIEDEGFYVSVEEILETEKIDHYKEA; from the coding sequence ATGTTTCAATTTATTAAAGATAACTTAATTTTGAATGACCCGTTAATTATCGGGGCGAACATTTCCATCGTGTTAACGGTTATCGGGATTGTATCGGCTTTAACGTATTTCAAAAAATGGAAATGGCTTTGGACAGAGTGGTTGACAACGGTTGACCATAAGAAAATCGGGATTATGTATATTATTGCTGCGATCCTCATGCTTTTCCGTGGGGGAGTCGATGCCCTATTAATGAGAGCGCAGTTAACGGTACCAAATAACGAATTCTTATCTTCTCAACATTACAACGAGATCTTTACAACACATGGTACCATCATGATTATTTTTATGGCGATGCCATTTATTATGGGTTTAATGAACGTCGTTGTACCTTTACAGATTGGTGCACGTGACGTAGCATTCCCATACTTAAACGCACTTAGTTTCTGGTCGTTCTTCTTCGGAGCAATGTTATTTAACATTTCATTCGTATTCGGAGGTTCTCCTGATGCGGGATGGACGAACTACGCTCCGCTAGCAATCGAAGGAAGTCCTGGACCAGGAATTAACTACTATTTATTAGGTTTACAGATTTCAGGTATCGGTACTCTTTTAACAGGTATTAACTTTATCGTTACGATTATTAAAATGCGTGCTCCTGGTATGACGCTTATGCGTATGCCGATGTTTACTTGGACGACATTAATTACAGCATTTATTATCGTATTCGCATTCCCAGTATTAACGGTAGCATTAGCATTAATGACATTTGACCGTTTGTTTGGCACACACTTCTTTACACTAGCAGATGGCGGTATGCCAATGCTTTGGTCGAACCTTTTCTGGATTTGGGGACACCCTGAAGTGTACATTGTTATCTTGCCAGCTTTCGGTATTTTCTCTGAAATTATTGCTGCTTTTGCAAGAAAAACGTTATTCGGTTATAAATCAATGGTCATTTCCATTGTGACGATTTCTTTACTAAGCTTTATCGTATGGGTTCACCACTTCTTTACAATGGGTGGTAGCGCAGCGGTAAACAACGTATTCTCCATTACAACAATGGCGATTTCCATCCCAACGGGGATTAAGATCTTTAACTGGTTATTTACGATGTATAAAGGTCGTATTGAATTAAAGACGCCTATGTTATGGGCTGTTGGATTTATTCCAACTTTCGTAATCGGTGGGGTTACAGGTGTTATGCTTGGTATGGCAGCTGCTGACTTCCAATTCCATAACACTTATTTCTTAGTGGCACACTTCCATTACACATTAATTGCAGGTACGGTATTTGCGTGTTTTGCAGGTCTTGTGTTCTGGTATCCAAAAATGTTTGGTCATCGATTAAACGAACGTATCGGAAAATGGACGTTCTGGTTATTTACAATTGGATTTAATGTATGTTTCTTACCGCAATTCCTATTAGGATTTGATGGTATGCCACGTCGTATTTACACGTACGGTCCTGAACAAGACTGGACATTCTTAAACGTTGTATCTACGATTGGTGCGATTGGAATGGGTCTTGGATTCTTAGTTCTAGTTTACAACGTGATTTACAGCTATCGTTTTGCTGAACGCGATGCAACAGGTGACCCTTGGAACGTCGGTCGTACGTTAGAGTGGGCTACGACATCAGCTGTGCCACCGCACTATAACTTTGCGGTTGTTCCTGAAGTAAAAGGCTTAGACGCGTTCTTAATCATGAAAGAAGAACAAAAAGCCGGCAAACAGCCAAAAGTCGAATACAAGCCAATTCACATGCCAAGCTATGTTGCTACTCCATTTATTATGTCTGTCTTCTTCTTTGTCGCAGGCTTCGGTTTAGTCTTCGAATTATGGTGGATGGCGATCTTAGGTGGAGCAGGTACACTTGGTTGTATGGTATATCGTTCATTACGTTCTCATATTGAAGACGAAGGTTTCTATGTGAGTGTGGAAGAGATTTTGGAAACTGAAAAAATTGATCACTATAAGGAGGCGTGA
- the qoxA gene encoding cytochrome aa3 quinol oxidase subunit II, whose product MLQKMKVYALALVGLMSLFLAGCSDYVMFDPKGPIAETQRDLIMYSIWFMLFIMVVVYVIFAFVLVKYRDRKGYNAKDHDPHMHGSLKLEIIWTVIPLLIVIALAVPNGKALYEFVNPPESSAGKEPIVIHATAVDWKWIFSYEEENIETVNYVNVPEDTPILFKVTAADSMASFWVPQIGGQIYGMPGMVNNLYLQADEPGEYEGRNSNFTGRQMTHQTFRFVALEEEEYAQWVKETQETAPELTEVQYEQLILPGTVEEMTFSNTHLDIVDHGVDSGVYAMNIREKYGVTIDPHGAESHEESHDEGHDAHEDHADHSDEEHAHHE is encoded by the coding sequence GTGTTACAAAAAATGAAAGTTTATGCATTAGCACTGGTTGGCCTTATGTCGCTTTTTCTAGCTGGATGTAGCGATTACGTCATGTTCGATCCAAAAGGTCCGATTGCGGAAACTCAACGTGACTTAATCATGTACTCCATTTGGTTTATGTTATTCATTATGGTTGTTGTGTACGTAATCTTTGCGTTTGTGTTGGTGAAATATCGTGACCGCAAAGGATACAATGCGAAAGACCATGATCCGCATATGCACGGCAGCTTAAAGCTTGAAATTATCTGGACAGTTATTCCACTACTAATTGTTATCGCATTGGCTGTTCCGAATGGTAAAGCCTTATACGAATTTGTCAATCCACCAGAATCTTCTGCAGGAAAAGAGCCGATTGTAATTCATGCTACGGCAGTAGACTGGAAATGGATTTTTAGCTATGAGGAAGAAAATATTGAAACAGTTAACTATGTTAACGTTCCAGAAGATACACCAATCTTGTTTAAAGTAACAGCTGCAGATTCGATGGCGTCTTTCTGGGTACCTCAGATTGGTGGCCAAATTTACGGAATGCCAGGAATGGTAAATAACTTATATTTACAAGCAGATGAGCCAGGTGAGTACGAAGGACGTAACTCGAACTTCACAGGTAGACAAATGACTCATCAAACTTTCCGTTTCGTTGCATTAGAAGAAGAAGAATACGCTCAATGGGTAAAAGAAACACAAGAAACGGCTCCTGAATTAACAGAAGTTCAGTACGAACAGTTAATCTTACCAGGTACGGTCGAAGAGATGACGTTCTCTAATACACACTTAGATATCGTAGACCACGGTGTGGACTCAGGTGTGTATGCTATGAACATTCGTGAAAAATACGGCGTAACAATTGATCCTCATGGGGCAGAATCACATGAAGAGAGCCATGATGAAGGACATGATGCTCATGAAGATCATGCAGATCATTCAGATGAAGAACACGCTCATCATGAATAA
- the nfsA gene encoding oxygen-insensitive NADPH nitroreductase: MNEVIQTLLNHRSIRSFTEEALSEEQIRLIVQSAQQASTSSYMQAYSIIGVKKKETKEKLAELAGNQSYVAQNGHLFIFCADLYRHELASQMEGVDVKDSLQSTEKFMVALIDAALAAQNAAIAAESMGLGICYIGGIRNNSEKVSEVLKLPNLVIPLFGLVVGYPSRQSSQKPRLPLGHIYHEEHYEQNTDSYIEELETYNEIIQTYYKERTNGVRSDTWTQQMTTMLAQPKRLYMKEFVQKRGFTLK; this comes from the coding sequence ATGAACGAAGTCATTCAAACGCTCTTGAATCACCGATCTATTCGAAGCTTTACAGAAGAGGCGTTGTCAGAAGAACAAATTCGTTTAATTGTTCAAAGTGCCCAACAAGCATCCACTTCAAGTTATATGCAAGCATACTCCATTATCGGTGTGAAAAAGAAAGAGACAAAAGAAAAATTAGCTGAGCTTGCGGGGAACCAATCGTATGTGGCCCAAAATGGTCACTTATTCATTTTTTGTGCAGACCTTTATCGTCATGAATTGGCCAGTCAAATGGAGGGAGTTGATGTAAAGGACTCCTTACAATCAACAGAAAAATTTATGGTTGCGTTAATTGATGCTGCATTAGCTGCTCAAAATGCAGCCATAGCCGCTGAGTCTATGGGGTTAGGAATCTGCTATATCGGCGGTATTCGAAATAATAGCGAAAAAGTTAGTGAGGTTTTAAAGCTTCCAAACCTTGTGATCCCGCTCTTTGGTCTAGTCGTTGGTTACCCTTCAAGGCAATCAAGCCAAAAGCCACGCCTACCACTGGGACATATATATCATGAAGAGCACTATGAGCAAAATACTGATTCGTACATAGAAGAATTAGAGACATACAATGAAATCATTCAAACTTATTACAAGGAAAGAACGAATGGAGTACGTTCTGACACGTGGACACAACAAATGACAACAATGTTAGCCCAACCTAAGCGACTATATATGAAGGAATTTGTTCAAAAAAGAGGGTTTACACTAAAATAA